TACTCCGAACCTCCGCAGCTCATCCAACAGCATATTCCAGGAGGCGTCATGCTCCACAGGGATATACTGCATGTTCCGAAGCAGGCCCGCTCGGACCTGCAAATAGGCTCGGAGGCTGGTTGTATTTATCTCAATCGCAAGGTCGCCCTCGCGCGTTTTCTCGATCACATTCTGCGCGTAAGCGTCGACTTCAGCTGCGATCCGGTCAAGCTCTCCATCCAGCAGTTCGAGTGCTCCGGCTGCAACATGCAACCGACGCTGCAACTCCGAAGGAAGAACCCCGCCGAATTTATACTTCCGGCCATGTTCGACCTGAGCCCATGCGTGCTCGAGAGCAGTCCGGATTTGAAGCTCAAATCTCAAATCACCGAACGCTATGTACTCGCCTAAGCTGGTTCGTTCCGGTCCTAAGCTGCAGACAAGGTGCACAGAGCGATAGCCCACCCGGTCAACAGGCAACTGCCCACCCTTGTCAACGCTATGAGCGGGATCGATCAGGAACGCACTTCGAACCAAGCCGTCAACTCTAGCAACATCCGAACGTAAATACGTAACGACCCGAACGCCGCACAGGTCTGTCATATCGCGTAGCGGATCATCGTACTTCTTCCGCTGTTGCTTGCCGCTAAAGCTCTCGAGCGTTTTGGCCCGCGATGTGATGCTCAAGAATTCAATCCCTTGACCCTCTAGCAACTCTCTAAGAATCCCCTCCACAGTGCGTCCAAGGCGCTCAACCGTGGGGCGTAGAGTGGAATAGCGTGCTGATGTGCTCGGCGTGGGGAGTCCCTGTTCAATCATGATAGCCATAAGAGTCTTCGAACGTTCAGCGGTCGCGGTCCAGCATGCTGCCCTCGTGCACGGCGTGGTCGCGGGCAGTTTCCTGGCTGCTCTCGTTGCGCTCGGACTTCTCGTACTCGGCGGTGATGCGTGCCATCATCTCGTCACGCCGGTCGAACAGGCGCTTGGGGGTGCGCGGCGCGTGCTGGTCCAGCGCGTACGCCGCCAGGATAGGAAGGGCCACGGTGGAATCCAGGTAGCACACCACCGCGTCGGGGAGGCGGTCGGGGTCGATCTTGCCCCAGCTGACCGCCTCGGCCGGGGTGGCGCCGGAAAGGCCGCCGGTGTCGGGGCGCGCGTCGGTAATCTGCAGGAAGTAGTCGTGGCCGCGCTCGTCGATGCCCATCACCTCCTGGATCTGCGGCTCCGTTTGCAGCGCGAAGTTCTTGGGCGAGCCACCGCCCAGGATCCAGATGGCCGACTTGCCGCCGCTGCGCTTGGCATCCAGGACGATCGCCGCCGTCTCGTTGACGTCGGCGTTGACGTCGAACATCAGCTTGTTTCCCTGCAGCGCCTTGGCGGCCACGTTCATGCCGATGGACGAGTCGCCCGGGGACGAGGTGTAGATGGGCACCGCGTGCTCGTACGCGGCGGCCAGCAGCGACTTGCGGCCGATGCCCAGCTCCTGCTCGCGCGCCGCGATGTACTTGCCGCACAGGTAGTGGAACTCGGCGCTGGACATGGGACGCTGGAACTCGTCCGCTGTGATGATCTTGCGGAAGAACGCGTCGGTGTCGAGCAGCACGGAGTAGTCGAAGAAGATGTCGTAGATGCGAACGACCTCCTCCTCGCGCAGCACGGTGTCGCTGATCTGCGGCGAGCCCTGGCGCAGCTCCAGCCCGATGCCGAAGTGCGTGTCGTGGTACAGGTTGGCGCCGGTGCTGATGATCCAGTCGATGAACCCGGCCTCGATCAGCGGGATCACGGCGCTCATCCCCAGGCCTGCCGGGGTGAGCGCGCCCGTCATCGTCACGCCGACGGTGACGTCGTCCTCCAGCATCTTCCGGGTAAGAAGATGGCACCCCTCGCGGAGCCGGGCCGCGTTGTACGCCTGGAACGTCCCGTCCACCAAGTCGGTGACGGAGAGCCCCGGAACGATCTTGGTGGGCTCGATCCGCCGGCCCGAGAGGAACTTCGATCGTGACATCGTCTGGTACGTAGAGAGGTACGAAAGATACGGATAGCAGGT
This Longimicrobium sp. DNA region includes the following protein-coding sequences:
- a CDS encoding homospermidine biosynthesis protein: MSRSKFLSGRRIEPTKIVPGLSVTDLVDGTFQAYNAARLREGCHLLTRKMLEDDVTVGVTMTGALTPAGLGMSAVIPLIEAGFIDWIISTGANLYHDTHFGIGLELRQGSPQISDTVLREEEVVRIYDIFFDYSVLLDTDAFFRKIITADEFQRPMSSAEFHYLCGKYIAAREQELGIGRKSLLAAAYEHAVPIYTSSPGDSSIGMNVAAKALQGNKLMFDVNADVNETAAIVLDAKRSGGKSAIWILGGGSPKNFALQTEPQIQEVMGIDERGHDYFLQITDARPDTGGLSGATPAEAVSWGKIDPDRLPDAVVCYLDSTVALPILAAYALDQHAPRTPKRLFDRRDEMMARITAEYEKSERNESSQETARDHAVHEGSMLDRDR